Proteins found in one Hyalangium minutum genomic segment:
- a CDS encoding PKD domain-containing protein, which yields MQQRLPALSLASFVLIGLWATACGDDQDSNNQIPVLTGPFVQTADVTSGTAVELSLEATDADGDSLTYEWVQTPASPAGAFSDATLPDPTWTAPDVTEATSFQLGVAVSDGKGGTARRSVTVLVRPRPPENRAPVVTTGTPSATPTSVTGSVPVQLSLSATDPDGDALTYSWSQEPATPVGSFSNLFVSSPSWISPVVTTPTTFTLQVTISDDRGGSTQAQVEVAVAPPSANNRAPTLTAGPTSSATTINAQQSVNLSVTASDPDGDALTYTWSQTPSSPAGAFSSTSVANPSWTAPAVTANTNFQLRVTVTDSRGGSVSGTVQVTVRAPVNRSPTISQEARANPSSVSGSSPVQLSVGASDPDGDTLTYAWTQTPASPAGTFANASSANPTWTTPTVTTSTTFTLQVNVTDGRGGSVQSQVDVSVAPAPSQNNPPTLTAGPSASLTTINEQETVNLSVTASDPDGDPLTYAWSQTSPTSPVGTFSSTSSATPTWTAPDVTASGMYTLTVIVSDGRGGSVAGFVEITVQKVNQAPNVAANISGPSTLLAGSAGTFSISATDPDGDPLTYSWEQTEPATQGTFVGSRTASSAQWYSPVVSSQTSFTLSVSVTDGQSTVVRTLTLPVTVPNYSTDVRGVWTLGNCTGCHGSSGGLSLSPASGANLINVAANASCSPAALTRVVPGDPDNSVLIRKMEGTTCGTRMPQGNPNYFINNPGLVVRVRSWILAGAQDN from the coding sequence ATGCAGCAACGCCTGCCAGCGCTGTCTCTCGCGTCATTCGTCCTCATCGGGCTGTGGGCCACGGCCTGCGGTGACGATCAAGATTCCAACAACCAGATCCCGGTCCTGACGGGCCCGTTCGTACAGACCGCGGATGTGACGTCGGGCACCGCGGTGGAGCTGTCCCTGGAGGCCACGGATGCGGACGGGGACTCCCTCACCTATGAATGGGTGCAGACGCCCGCCTCGCCCGCTGGCGCCTTCAGCGACGCCACCCTCCCCGACCCCACCTGGACGGCCCCGGACGTCACCGAGGCCACGTCCTTCCAGCTCGGCGTCGCCGTCTCGGATGGCAAGGGCGGCACCGCGCGGCGCTCCGTCACGGTGCTGGTACGGCCTCGCCCCCCCGAGAACCGCGCACCCGTCGTGACCACGGGTACCCCCAGTGCCACCCCCACCTCCGTGACGGGCTCCGTGCCCGTCCAGCTCTCCCTCTCCGCGACGGATCCCGACGGTGACGCCCTCACCTACTCGTGGTCTCAGGAGCCCGCCACGCCCGTGGGCTCTTTCAGCAATCTCTTCGTGTCCAGCCCCTCCTGGATCTCTCCCGTGGTCACCACCCCCACCACGTTCACGCTCCAGGTGACGATCTCGGATGACCGGGGCGGCTCCACGCAGGCCCAGGTCGAAGTGGCCGTGGCGCCTCCCTCCGCCAACAACCGGGCGCCCACCCTGACCGCGGGCCCCACCTCGTCCGCCACGACCATCAACGCGCAGCAATCCGTCAACCTGTCCGTCACCGCCTCGGACCCGGATGGAGACGCGCTCACCTACACCTGGTCTCAGACGCCCTCGAGCCCGGCTGGCGCCTTCAGCAGCACCTCCGTGGCGAATCCCTCGTGGACGGCGCCGGCGGTGACCGCGAACACGAACTTCCAGCTCCGTGTCACCGTCACGGACAGCCGAGGCGGATCGGTCAGCGGCACAGTGCAGGTGACCGTGCGCGCCCCCGTGAACCGCTCCCCCACGATCTCGCAGGAAGCCCGGGCCAACCCCTCCTCCGTGTCGGGCTCCAGTCCGGTGCAGCTCTCGGTCGGAGCCTCGGATCCAGACGGAGACACGCTCACTTATGCATGGACGCAGACCCCCGCCAGCCCGGCAGGCACCTTCGCCAACGCCTCCTCGGCCAACCCCACCTGGACCACTCCCACGGTCACCACCTCCACGACGTTCACGCTGCAGGTGAACGTCACGGACGGCCGAGGCGGCTCCGTCCAGAGCCAGGTGGACGTCAGCGTGGCGCCGGCCCCTTCCCAGAACAACCCGCCCACGCTGACCGCTGGGCCCTCGGCATCCCTCACCACCATCAATGAGCAGGAGACCGTCAACCTCTCCGTCACGGCCTCCGATCCGGACGGGGATCCGCTCACCTATGCGTGGAGCCAGACGTCCCCAACCTCACCCGTGGGGACCTTCAGCAGCACCAGCTCGGCTACCCCCACCTGGACAGCACCGGACGTCACCGCCAGTGGGATGTATACGCTGACCGTCATCGTCTCAGATGGGCGGGGCGGCAGCGTGGCGGGCTTCGTCGAAATCACCGTCCAGAAGGTGAACCAGGCCCCAAACGTGGCCGCCAACATCTCCGGCCCGAGCACGCTCCTGGCGGGCAGCGCGGGCACCTTCTCCATCTCCGCGACCGATCCGGATGGAGATCCCCTCACCTACTCGTGGGAGCAGACGGAACCGGCCACGCAGGGCACGTTCGTGGGCAGCCGCACCGCCTCGAGCGCGCAGTGGTACTCGCCCGTGGTGAGCAGCCAGACCTCGTTCACCCTGTCCGTCAGCGTTACCGATGGCCAGAGCACCGTAGTCCGCACCCTCACCCTCCCCGTCACGGTGCCCAACTACAGCACCGACGTGAGAGGGGTGTGGACGCTCGGCAACTGCACCGGCTGCCATGGCAGCTCGGGCGGGCTCAGCCTCAGCCCAGCCTCCGGGGCCAACCTGATCAACGTGGCGGCCAATGCGTCGTGCAGCCCGGCGGCCCTCACGCGCGTCGTGCCTGGGGATCCGGACAACTCGGTGCTCATCCGTAAGATGGAAGGCACCACCTGCGGTACCCGCATGCCCCAGGGCAACCCCAACTACTTCATCAACAACCCGGGCCTGGTGGTCCGCGTCCGCTCGTGGATCCTCGCGGGCGCCCAGGACAACTGA
- a CDS encoding GAF domain-containing sensor histidine kinase — MKIAPLPPNETERLEALNAHSVLDTPPEVGFDELTRLASRLCGTPMALVSLVDQARQWFKSKVGVDASETPRSLAFCSHAILQDELFMVPDALQDERFHDNPLVTGEPHVRFYAGTPLKSMSGHNLGTLCVIDHVPRELTPEQVEVLRVLGRQVEALLQLRLRVKELERRDAEGRSQRDALARMQKQKDELLQLVAKDIQVPLGSIQAQASLVLCRSQLPEEVRTSARQIRESTESLQRLVTNLVESAREDSPLAPQLGEFDVRGLVTEVARDFSLRVHGSHRQFTHSVQVSERLVTLDRELLRRTLDNLLDNSFRFTALGSGKVSLEASQPEPGLLEVRVRDEGPGIPSAARPYVFENYLPEGVPTAARARASNSLGLAFCRRAVEAHGGWIWVEDNPPRGTAFCLRIPVGPGGARQALAS, encoded by the coding sequence ATGAAGATCGCCCCCCTTCCCCCGAACGAGACCGAGCGCCTGGAGGCGCTGAACGCACACTCCGTTCTGGATACGCCTCCCGAGGTGGGCTTCGACGAGCTGACCCGGCTGGCCTCGCGCCTGTGCGGCACGCCCATGGCGCTGGTGTCCCTGGTGGATCAGGCGCGGCAGTGGTTCAAGTCGAAGGTCGGGGTAGATGCCTCTGAGACGCCTCGGAGCCTGGCTTTCTGCTCTCACGCCATCCTCCAGGATGAGCTCTTCATGGTCCCGGACGCGCTCCAGGACGAGCGCTTCCACGACAACCCACTGGTCACCGGCGAGCCGCACGTGCGCTTCTATGCGGGCACGCCGCTCAAGAGCATGAGCGGGCACAACCTGGGGACGCTCTGTGTCATCGACCATGTGCCTCGCGAGCTCACTCCGGAGCAGGTCGAGGTGCTGCGCGTGCTGGGCCGGCAGGTGGAGGCCCTGCTACAGCTCCGCCTGCGGGTGAAGGAGCTGGAGCGGCGCGACGCGGAGGGCCGCTCGCAGCGGGATGCGCTGGCGCGGATGCAGAAGCAGAAGGACGAGCTGCTGCAGCTGGTGGCGAAGGACATCCAGGTGCCGCTGGGCTCGATCCAGGCGCAGGCCTCGCTGGTGCTGTGCCGCTCCCAGCTGCCGGAGGAGGTGCGCACCTCGGCGCGGCAGATCCGCGAGTCCACGGAGAGCCTTCAGCGGCTGGTGACCAATCTGGTGGAGTCGGCGCGCGAGGACTCGCCCTTGGCGCCGCAGCTGGGCGAGTTCGACGTGCGCGGGCTGGTGACCGAGGTGGCGCGGGACTTCTCGCTGCGCGTCCACGGCTCCCACCGCCAGTTCACGCACAGCGTGCAGGTGTCGGAGCGGCTCGTCACGCTGGATCGGGAGCTGCTGCGGCGGACGCTGGACAACCTGCTGGACAACTCGTTCCGCTTCACCGCGCTGGGGAGCGGGAAGGTGTCGCTGGAGGCCTCGCAGCCTGAGCCCGGCCTGCTGGAGGTGCGGGTGCGCGACGAAGGTCCGGGCATTCCCTCCGCCGCGCGTCCCTATGTCTTCGAGAACTACCTGCCCGAGGGCGTGCCTACCGCCGCCCGGGCTCGGGCCAGCAACAGCTTGGGGCTGGCGTTCTGCCGGAGGGCCGTCGAGGCCCACGGCGGGTGGATCTGGGTAGAGGACAACCCGCCTCGGGGCACGGCGTTCTGCTTGCGCATCCCGGTAGGGCCCGGGGGAGCGCGGCAGGCCCTGGCCTCCTGA